One Desulfobulbus oligotrophicus DNA segment encodes these proteins:
- a CDS encoding MlaD family protein: MSKKANPTLVGTFILIALCLALAAIVVLGKVKFKDNRLHCVAFFTGSLYGLDVGAPVTFRGVTIGRVSAVRISFDKQKKDYLMPVYIDIEQRPVVSGENRGEWEPEKMRAMLQHLIDKGVRAQLKTTSLLTGKLYIDLAFFPDTSTTRYRTDDTYLEIPTQPSGLEQITQKLEQLPLDEILNKTAAALDGINSIINSEETRNVLSSFNSTLQQFNSLVTRINTEFPAAAAEVHSGLTSFTTLADTATSLLRTTGKELPPISAELKKLLTELNSTAGVLTKALKNIEQLTAEDSLLAYQLGTSLREIEQAALSVRHLSDYLQQTPNALIFGQTKETP, encoded by the coding sequence GTGAGCAAAAAAGCCAATCCCACTCTTGTTGGTACCTTTATCCTGATCGCTCTTTGTTTAGCCCTGGCAGCCATTGTTGTTCTGGGAAAAGTAAAATTCAAGGACAATCGACTCCACTGTGTTGCCTTTTTCACCGGCTCACTCTACGGCCTTGACGTCGGTGCTCCTGTAACGTTCCGGGGCGTCACCATCGGCAGAGTCAGTGCTGTTCGGATCAGTTTTGATAAACAAAAAAAGGACTATCTCATGCCGGTGTATATTGACATCGAACAGCGACCTGTGGTGTCCGGAGAGAACCGGGGTGAATGGGAACCTGAAAAAATGCGCGCCATGCTCCAGCACCTGATTGATAAAGGGGTTCGGGCACAACTCAAGACCACCAGCCTGTTAACCGGTAAGCTGTATATCGATCTTGCTTTTTTCCCCGACACCTCGACAACCCGCTACCGAACGGATGATACCTACCTGGAGATTCCGACCCAACCCTCAGGCCTGGAACAAATCACCCAAAAACTGGAACAATTACCACTTGATGAAATCCTCAACAAGACAGCCGCAGCCCTTGACGGTATTAACAGCATCATCAACTCTGAGGAAACCCGTAACGTGCTCAGCAGCTTCAACAGCACCCTCCAGCAGTTCAACTCACTGGTTACCCGTATAAATACGGAATTCCCAGCTGCAGCAGCCGAAGTTCACAGCGGGCTGACAAGTTTCACCACCCTGGCCGATACAGCGACATCACTGCTTCGTACCACCGGTAAAGAGTTGCCGCCCATCAGTGCTGAGCTGAAAAAACTCCTCACCGAACTCAATTCCACAGCCGGTGTATTGACCAAAGCTTTAAAAAATATCGAACAACTCACTGCCGAAGATTCCCTGTTAGCCTACCAGCTTGGAACGTCGTTGCGTGAGATTGAACAGGCTGCTCTCTCGGTCCGGCATCTGAGCGATTATCTGCAGCAGACGCCCAATGCCCTGATCTTTGGTCAAACCAAGGAAACGCCATGA
- a CDS encoding PqiC family protein, whose amino-acid sequence MTTNNSSLRHCWFILSVLLLLSGCLRPSNITTLYTLEPIRQQPLTSEWKDVSEMTLLMPVQLASHLQRRGLLYPQVPGTTRSSATDLWAGPLDQLVSQQIVAGLKDLLATENIAAFPGPRFSTVRYQVEVELNEFSSDGRQFITTAVYTLSDVSNKTILVRKTFRQQDNLNHTGYEGTVTSASQAIGDLSKEIAVSLLAAHRQNVTAHAR is encoded by the coding sequence ATGACTACAAACAACTCCAGCCTTCGTCATTGTTGGTTCATTCTCTCTGTGCTGTTGCTTCTCAGCGGCTGCCTTCGGCCATCAAACATCACGACCCTGTACACCCTGGAGCCAATCCGCCAACAGCCCCTGACATCTGAATGGAAGGATGTCAGCGAAATGACGCTGCTCATGCCGGTTCAACTGGCATCACATCTGCAAAGACGAGGCCTGCTGTATCCACAGGTTCCCGGTACAACCCGTTCATCTGCAACCGATCTGTGGGCCGGCCCTCTTGATCAACTGGTCAGTCAGCAAATCGTCGCAGGCCTTAAAGATCTGCTGGCCACCGAAAATATTGCCGCTTTTCCAGGACCACGTTTCAGCACTGTTCGCTATCAAGTTGAAGTCGAATTAAACGAATTCAGCAGTGATGGTCGTCAATTTATCACCACTGCAGTCTATACGTTAAGTGATGTCAGCAACAAAACCATTCTGGTGAGGAAGACGTTTCGTCAACAAGACAACCTCAATCATACCGGATATGAGGGAACTGTCACCAGTGCTTCACAGGCCATTGGAGATCTCAGCAAAGAGATCGCCGTCTCACTCCTGGCCGCTCATCGACAAAACGTAACAGCACATGCCCGATAA
- a CDS encoding ABC transporter ATP-binding protein, protein MHNFGYSEEGHQGSIGDVRLWQRIFGYCRGHAVALTGAVVLSMIIALASLGLPRLMQLGIDHYIVVENLANSARLAGLGQVALWYGLLITCIFVATFCQVVVLEWIGQSIMHQLRQKLFDHLLTLDLNYFHSQPAGRLVTRLTNDVQNMHEMFTSVMVTLFNDGLKLIGIFCFLFLMNSRLALVMAIFIPLAAVSTLLFSRIAREKFRAIRSQMAKINSFLAESLAGIGIVQCFGGQQRSSHIHSGLTQEYLVRSFGQIKVFGLFMPLTELMSSAAVALIIWYGGGEVIRQHLTIGELAAFLTYMRLFFQPLRELSQKYSIVQSAMASAERIFQSMDCRSAMQVEALAADTVSVAGRGSIEFKGIHFAYQEGEPVLSDINLIVAPGETVALVGATGAGKSTLVSLLVRFYEPTSGSIFIDGVDIRQIPFKALRRQIGLIMQDIFILPDTVRANIVLDQEYDAKQLDIILQQTGLEQFINRLPQGLETRIGEGALNLSQGEKQLLSFVRALYRNPAILVLDEATASIDTESENMLEAAIAAGFQDRTSVVIAHRLSTIRRADRIVVLDQGRIVEQGVHEELVTREGSMYQALVRLDSETGPEPLPLSVQASPVLP, encoded by the coding sequence ATGCATAATTTCGGCTATTCAGAAGAGGGACACCAGGGGTCCATCGGCGATGTACGGCTTTGGCAGCGGATTTTCGGGTACTGCCGAGGCCATGCTGTGGCGTTGACCGGAGCGGTGGTGCTCTCCATGATCATTGCTCTGGCCTCTTTGGGGCTGCCGAGGCTTATGCAGCTGGGGATCGACCACTATATTGTGGTAGAAAACCTGGCGAACTCAGCACGGCTTGCCGGGCTCGGGCAGGTTGCTCTGTGGTATGGTCTGCTTATAACGTGCATCTTTGTTGCCACCTTCTGTCAGGTCGTTGTTCTGGAGTGGATCGGTCAATCGATTATGCACCAGCTCCGCCAAAAGCTTTTTGACCATCTGCTGACCCTTGATCTCAACTATTTTCACAGTCAACCGGCCGGTCGTCTGGTGACGCGGCTGACCAATGATGTTCAGAACATGCATGAGATGTTCACTTCGGTGATGGTGACCCTCTTTAATGACGGTTTGAAACTGATTGGCATTTTCTGCTTTCTCTTTCTTATGAACAGCCGATTGGCTTTGGTGATGGCGATCTTTATTCCTCTGGCCGCAGTGAGCACCCTGCTGTTTTCCCGTATCGCCCGCGAAAAATTCAGGGCCATCCGCAGTCAGATGGCCAAGATCAACAGTTTTCTGGCTGAGTCACTCGCCGGGATAGGGATTGTTCAGTGTTTTGGCGGACAGCAGCGGAGCAGTCATATTCACAGCGGCTTGACACAGGAATATCTGGTGCGTTCTTTTGGACAGATTAAAGTTTTCGGTCTCTTCATGCCCCTGACCGAGTTGATGAGTTCAGCAGCAGTGGCTCTGATAATCTGGTATGGCGGCGGTGAGGTCATCCGTCAGCATCTGACCATAGGAGAGCTGGCAGCTTTCCTCACCTATATGCGACTTTTTTTTCAGCCATTGCGTGAGTTGTCGCAAAAGTATTCCATTGTTCAGTCAGCCATGGCTTCAGCAGAGCGCATCTTTCAAAGTATGGATTGCCGGTCAGCCATGCAGGTGGAAGCTTTGGCAGCTGATACGGTTTCTGTTGCCGGGCGCGGGTCCATCGAATTTAAAGGCATTCATTTTGCCTATCAGGAGGGTGAGCCGGTTTTATCGGATATCAATCTTATTGTTGCACCCGGTGAGACAGTTGCCCTGGTTGGTGCGACCGGTGCAGGTAAATCAACACTTGTTTCACTTTTAGTCCGTTTTTACGAGCCGACCAGCGGTAGTATCTTCATTGATGGCGTTGATATTCGTCAGATACCTTTCAAAGCACTGCGCCGGCAGATCGGCCTGATCATGCAGGATATTTTCATCCTGCCCGATACGGTACGAGCCAACATTGTCCTTGACCAGGAGTATGATGCAAAACAACTCGACATTATCCTGCAGCAGACCGGGCTGGAACAGTTTATCAACCGTCTGCCGCAAGGGCTGGAGACCCGGATCGGCGAAGGGGCACTCAACCTGAGTCAGGGGGAAAAACAGCTGCTCTCCTTTGTTCGCGCTCTCTATCGGAATCCCGCTATCCTGGTCCTTGATGAAGCCACTGCCTCCATTGATACCGAGTCGGAAAACATGCTGGAGGCAGCCATTGCCGCTGGATTTCAGGACCGTACCTCTGTGGTTATCGCTCATCGGCTGTCAACCATCCGCCGTGCTGACCGGATCGTGGTCCTGGATCAGGGGCGGATCGTTGAGCAGGGAGTCCATGAGGAGCTGGTCACACGGGAAGGAAGCATGTATCAGGCTTTGGTCCGTCTGGACAGTGAAACAGGACCAGAGCCCCTGCCGCTTTCAGTACAAGCATCTCCGGTCCTGCCCTGA
- a CDS encoding OmpA family protein, which translates to MKTTVPAPVFRHVFMIMSAWFFVAFSFLPSIQAADLPGAKDHPLLKRFGGSEIVAYDTKRFVEYDLQTSTFTSYDLNAKKRHYVNPPLRLEGALTRIWYEAADDTSSLELLRNYQNELAAEGFDILYDSTKDDNATKWTNYLAFFSGLNIRTNRSIYVVYAADTKGLKTLTAKKQRPEGDIYVSLITVEWNKDDAIYKAKRGAYAAVDVIEVKPMVQNMVAVKADEMARSITSDGRVALYGILFDFNKTEIKDESRPVLEEIAKLLNNEPDLNLYVVGHTDNIGNFDFNLNLSKRRAESVVTALSSEYGIKTDRLTPHGVANLAPVATNATEPGRAKNRRVELVPR; encoded by the coding sequence ATGAAAACTACAGTACCGGCCCCTGTTTTCCGTCACGTGTTCATGATCATGTCGGCGTGGTTTTTCGTGGCCTTTTCCTTTCTTCCCTCCATACAGGCTGCCGATCTGCCGGGTGCAAAGGATCATCCGCTGCTCAAACGCTTTGGCGGTTCAGAAATCGTTGCTTACGATACCAAACGTTTTGTTGAGTACGATCTGCAAACATCTACGTTTACTTCCTATGATCTTAACGCAAAAAAACGGCACTACGTTAACCCGCCGCTCCGTTTGGAAGGGGCGCTGACCCGGATCTGGTATGAGGCAGCCGACGACACGAGCAGTCTCGAGCTGCTGCGCAACTACCAGAACGAACTGGCTGCTGAAGGATTTGATATCCTCTACGATTCCACAAAAGACGATAACGCTACCAAATGGACGAACTACCTCGCCTTCTTCAGTGGCCTGAACATTCGCACCAATCGCAGTATCTACGTTGTGTATGCTGCCGACACCAAAGGTCTGAAAACACTCACTGCTAAGAAACAACGACCTGAAGGGGATATCTATGTCTCTCTGATCACGGTTGAATGGAATAAAGACGATGCCATCTATAAGGCAAAGCGCGGTGCCTACGCAGCGGTGGATGTGATTGAGGTCAAACCCATGGTCCAGAACATGGTGGCGGTCAAGGCCGATGAAATGGCCAGATCTATCACCTCTGACGGCCGGGTGGCCCTGTACGGGATCCTGTTTGATTTCAATAAAACAGAGATCAAGGATGAATCCAGACCCGTGCTGGAGGAGATCGCCAAGCTGCTCAACAATGAACCGGATCTCAATCTGTATGTGGTTGGACATACGGACAACATCGGCAACTTCGATTTCAACCTGAACCTCTCCAAACGGCGCGCTGAGTCAGTGGTGACAGCGCTGAGCAGCGAATATGGTATAAAAACAGATCGCCTGACCCCTCATGGCGTCGCCAATCTTGCTCCGGTAGCGACAAACGCAACCGAACCTGGCCGGGCAAAAAACCGCAGAGTGGAACTGGTGCCACGATAA
- a CDS encoding ABC transporter ATP-binding protein, whose translation MTKSSCNTSAGEYTNSSPEASLSALLRLLSPIFTTHWSRLAAGFLALITVDFLQLIIPRFIKTAVDGLTAQSATSSQLLTLSMFVLLIAGIVAVLRFFWRYLIIGFSRILEKKLRDRLFNHILRMDQQFFERWTIGDLMAHAGNDLATVQMACGMGLVAAVDALVMSAAALGFMLAISVKLTLIALLPMPVLIVCTRILSGRLHQRFNLVQEQFSLLTEFARTTLVSIRLIKAYTLENFQGTRFQSLGEAYIRSNLRVAIIQGLLFPVATLVGNVGMLLLLYYGGMLVIEDTITIGSFVAFVSYLYMLIWPMMAIGWVANLTQRGITSLRRIHRLLEQLPAVSRGITQPLPLPQTTIGTTYSCRHLTFTYAGTARPALNELNMEIGPGLTGLTGRTGSGKSTLCKLLLRMYPVEDGMLVFRGVDVNRLSQADIRDCIAYVSQEPVVFATTIAANIAFGRPEATMAEIKEAAATAAIDMDIQGFSEGYATVIGERGVKLSGGQRQRLALARALLCKRPLLIIDDGLSAIDVETEQLVLENILNNMDGQSILLVSHRVNVLRHADHIFILDNGRIVGQGGHQELLAHPFYSSMVAKQRSHA comes from the coding sequence ATGACCAAATCGTCTTGCAACACGTCTGCCGGGGAGTATACCAACAGTAGCCCGGAAGCATCATTATCTGCTCTTTTACGTTTACTTTCCCCAATCTTCACAACGCACTGGTCCCGCCTTGCCGCAGGTTTTCTGGCGCTGATCACCGTTGATTTTTTGCAGTTGATCATTCCCCGTTTTATTAAAACAGCAGTGGATGGTCTTACCGCACAGTCTGCAACATCATCTCAACTTCTTACGCTGAGCATGTTTGTTCTGCTGATCGCAGGTATTGTTGCCGTACTGCGTTTTTTCTGGCGTTATCTGATTATCGGATTTTCCCGTATCCTGGAGAAGAAGTTGCGGGATCGTCTCTTTAACCATATCCTCCGGATGGATCAGCAGTTTTTTGAGCGATGGACCATCGGCGATCTTATGGCGCATGCCGGAAATGATCTGGCCACAGTGCAGATGGCCTGCGGTATGGGACTGGTGGCGGCGGTGGATGCTCTGGTGATGTCTGCCGCAGCTCTTGGTTTTATGCTGGCGATCAGTGTCAAGTTAACTCTGATTGCCCTGTTGCCCATGCCGGTGCTCATTGTCTGCACCAGGATTCTCTCCGGCCGCCTCCACCAGCGTTTTAACCTCGTGCAGGAGCAGTTCTCCCTGCTGACTGAATTTGCCCGCACCACACTTGTTTCGATACGTCTGATCAAGGCCTATACATTGGAAAATTTCCAGGGAACTCGTTTTCAGAGTTTAGGAGAGGCCTACATCCGAAGCAATCTGCGTGTGGCGATTATTCAGGGACTGCTGTTTCCCGTTGCCACCCTGGTGGGGAATGTCGGTATGTTGCTGTTGCTCTATTACGGTGGCATGCTCGTCATTGAGGACACCATCACCATCGGTTCCTTTGTCGCCTTTGTCAGTTATCTTTACATGCTTATCTGGCCGATGATGGCGATCGGCTGGGTGGCAAATCTTACTCAGCGGGGCATCACCAGTCTGCGCCGGATTCATCGTCTGCTGGAACAGTTGCCTGCCGTCAGCAGAGGGATAACCCAGCCGTTGCCGCTGCCGCAAACGACGATCGGTACAACCTACAGCTGTCGCCACCTTACCTTTACCTATGCAGGTACCGCCCGCCCGGCTCTCAATGAGCTGAACATGGAGATCGGCCCCGGGTTGACAGGTCTGACCGGTCGTACAGGTTCAGGCAAATCCACCCTTTGTAAACTGCTGCTGCGGATGTATCCGGTGGAGGATGGTATGCTGGTGTTTCGGGGCGTGGATGTCAACCGGTTATCCCAGGCTGATATTCGTGACTGTATCGCCTATGTCAGTCAGGAACCGGTGGTTTTTGCCACGACCATCGCCGCCAATATTGCCTTTGGCAGACCTGAGGCAACCATGGCTGAGATTAAAGAAGCTGCTGCAACTGCTGCCATTGATATGGATATTCAGGGCTTTTCCGAGGGGTATGCAACAGTGATCGGCGAACGAGGGGTCAAGCTTTCCGGCGGACAACGTCAGCGGCTGGCCCTGGCGCGGGCACTGCTGTGCAAACGACCTCTGTTGATCATTGATGACGGGCTGTCTGCCATTGATGTGGAAACCGAACAGCTGGTTCTGGAAAATATTTTGAACAATATGGACGGACAATCGATTCTGCTTGTTTCGCATCGAGTCAACGTGTTGCGACATGCTGACCATATTTTTATTCTGGACAACGGGCGGATCGTTGGTCAGGGAGGGCATCAGGAGTTACTGGCTCATCCCTTTTACTCCTCCATGGTGGCAAAGCAGCGCAGCCATGCATAA
- a CDS encoding ABC transporter ATP-binding protein encodes MNSPVPAITVRDLTMAYGSFVLQRDLNFTIYEGDIFIIMGGSGCGKSTLLRQMIGLKPPATGSVCYGSANFWELDDEQQASIIRKAGVLYQSGALWSSMTLAENVALPLQHYTDLTPAVIAELVTFKLSLVGLAGFEEFYPAQLSGGMRKRAALARAIAMDPEFLFFDEPSAGLDPISSRNLDQLILELRESLRATVIIVTHELASIYAIATNSVFLDSNSKTMLATGDPKTLLQQESTHPTVLQFLTRGTGKREVCTV; translated from the coding sequence ATGAACTCCCCGGTACCAGCGATAACTGTTCGTGATCTGACCATGGCCTACGGTAGTTTTGTGCTGCAACGGGACCTGAATTTCACCATTTACGAGGGGGATATCTTCATAATCATGGGTGGATCGGGTTGCGGCAAGTCGACCCTGCTCCGCCAGATGATCGGCCTTAAACCGCCGGCAACCGGATCAGTCTGCTACGGCTCGGCCAACTTCTGGGAACTGGATGACGAACAGCAGGCCTCGATTATCCGCAAGGCCGGAGTGCTCTATCAATCCGGTGCCCTCTGGAGCTCCATGACCCTGGCCGAAAATGTTGCTCTACCGCTGCAACACTATACAGATCTTACACCCGCAGTGATTGCTGAACTCGTGACCTTCAAACTCTCCCTGGTCGGCCTGGCCGGATTTGAAGAATTTTATCCGGCACAACTCTCCGGCGGTATGCGTAAACGGGCAGCTCTGGCACGGGCCATCGCCATGGATCCGGAATTTTTATTTTTCGACGAGCCTTCCGCAGGGCTGGACCCCATCAGCTCCCGCAATCTCGATCAGTTAATCCTGGAGTTGCGGGAAAGTTTACGAGCCACAGTCATCATCGTCACCCATGAACTGGCATCAATCTATGCCATTGCCACCAACTCCGTCTTCCTGGACAGCAACAGTAAAACCATGCTGGCCACGGGAGACCCCAAAACCCTTTTACAACAGGAGTCCACCCATCCAACGGTACTCCAATTTCTGACCCGGGGAACCGGAAAACGCGAGGTCTGTACGGTGTGA
- a CDS encoding lipid-binding SYLF domain-containing protein, with amino-acid sequence MPRSCRFVLFLLALIHLLPVYSARADYYAEPADLVDRAAVVYRGFINDPNMTWFQNNVDRAKGIFIVPQMLRGGFIIGGSGGRGVLVGQDTNTARWSSPAFYSMGSVSLGFQIGADSSEIILLIMTDRGLNAMLSTDYKIGADVAVAAGPIGASAKAQSADILAFGRSQGIFGGVSIEGAAITPLNDWNRRYYGKPVQVFDILIKQKVNNAHADRLRQLLPKAKPNAQPIGR; translated from the coding sequence ATGCCACGCTCTTGCCGATTCGTGCTGTTCTTGCTGGCGCTGATTCATCTCCTTCCAGTCTACTCTGCTCGAGCGGATTATTATGCTGAACCTGCAGATCTGGTTGATCGGGCCGCTGTGGTTTACCGTGGTTTCATAAACGATCCCAACATGACCTGGTTTCAGAACAATGTCGACCGGGCCAAGGGTATCTTCATCGTGCCGCAGATGCTGCGGGGTGGCTTCATTATCGGCGGTTCAGGTGGACGGGGTGTACTTGTGGGGCAGGATACCAATACGGCCAGATGGAGTTCACCGGCATTTTACAGTATGGGCTCTGTTTCTCTGGGATTTCAAATCGGTGCCGACTCCTCGGAAATCATTCTTCTGATAATGACTGACCGGGGATTGAATGCTATGCTGTCGACGGACTATAAAATCGGTGCGGACGTAGCCGTTGCCGCCGGTCCTATCGGCGCTTCCGCCAAGGCTCAATCCGCCGACATCCTCGCCTTCGGCCGTTCCCAGGGGATCTTTGGCGGGGTCAGCATCGAAGGAGCCGCCATTACCCCGTTAAACGACTGGAACCGTCGCTACTACGGCAAACCGGTGCAGGTATTTGATATCCTCATCAAGCAAAAAGTCAACAATGCCCATGCCGATCGTTTGCGACAGCTGTTGCCCAAGGCAAAACCCAATGCTCAACCGATCGGACGATAA
- a CDS encoding MlaE family ABC transporter permease: MARQSLFTLESLQQGELIIRFAGAWTLHSQPPSPHELLSGIGQDIISIAFACDELEKWDTRLLIFLKAILAEIHNRNIRVNEDGLPPGVRRLLTLSEAVPEQITSRPPAAENIVVRIGRSTIEASRQLREVATFTGELLFALLDLMRGKVLFKSRDFFYFVQVCGVESLPIVSLIAVLVGVILSFVGAVQLQMFGAQIYVANLVGLGMVLEMGALMSGIIIAGRVGASYAAQLGTMQVNEEIDALRTMGISPVGFLVLPRILALILMLPLLCVYADIMGILGGSIIGVTMLDLSLTEYLEQTRKTIQLSQFGQGILKASIFGILIGYAGCLRGMQCGRSALAVGEATTSAVVTSIVLIVVSDSFITFLLYR, from the coding sequence ATGGCCCGGCAATCACTTTTCACCCTTGAATCTCTGCAACAGGGAGAGCTGATTATCCGATTTGCAGGAGCATGGACCCTGCATTCACAGCCCCCCTCCCCGCACGAGCTGCTCTCCGGTATCGGTCAGGATATCATCTCCATAGCCTTTGCCTGTGACGAACTCGAAAAATGGGATACCCGGCTGCTGATCTTCCTCAAAGCCATCCTTGCTGAAATTCACAACCGCAACATCCGGGTGAATGAGGATGGATTACCGCCGGGCGTTCGCCGACTCCTCACTCTATCCGAGGCTGTACCGGAACAGATCACCTCACGCCCTCCTGCTGCAGAAAATATCGTCGTCCGTATCGGTCGCTCAACGATAGAGGCAAGCAGGCAACTGCGTGAGGTGGCTACCTTCACCGGCGAACTCCTTTTCGCCCTGCTGGACCTTATGAGAGGCAAGGTTCTTTTCAAATCCCGGGATTTTTTTTATTTCGTTCAGGTCTGCGGGGTGGAATCCCTGCCGATCGTCTCTCTGATTGCCGTTTTAGTCGGGGTGATTTTATCATTTGTCGGCGCCGTGCAACTCCAGATGTTCGGCGCCCAAATCTATGTGGCCAACCTTGTCGGACTGGGCATGGTCCTTGAAATGGGCGCTCTGATGAGCGGAATCATTATTGCAGGACGGGTCGGCGCCTCGTATGCAGCCCAATTAGGAACCATGCAGGTGAATGAAGAGATTGATGCCCTGCGGACCATGGGTATCTCGCCGGTGGGTTTTCTCGTTCTCCCAAGGATACTGGCCCTGATACTGATGCTGCCTCTCCTGTGTGTCTATGCAGACATTATGGGAATTTTAGGAGGCTCAATCATCGGGGTTACCATGCTTGATCTCTCGTTAACAGAGTATCTTGAACAGACCCGTAAAACCATACAGCTCAGTCAATTTGGTCAGGGCATTCTTAAAGCCTCCATCTTTGGCATACTTATCGGTTATGCGGGCTGTCTGCGTGGCATGCAGTGTGGTCGCAGTGCACTGGCTGTGGGAGAGGCCACCACTTCAGCTGTTGTTACCTCAATTGTTTTAATTGTAGTTTCAGATTCGTTCATCACGTTCCTTCTCTACCGTTGA
- the rplU gene encoding 50S ribosomal protein L21, with protein sequence MYAIIRTGGKQYQVESGDTLRVEKLQGDVGDTVELSEVLLLVDGETIKVGQPVVEGARVVAKIVEQGRHKKITVFKKKRRKGYQVKKGHRQMYTALTIETIAA encoded by the coding sequence ATGTATGCAATAATTCGTACTGGCGGCAAGCAATATCAGGTGGAGTCCGGTGACACCCTTCGTGTTGAAAAATTGCAGGGTGATGTGGGCGATACTGTCGAGCTGTCGGAAGTGCTGTTACTGGTCGATGGCGAAACAATTAAAGTCGGTCAGCCCGTGGTTGAAGGGGCAAGAGTGGTCGCTAAAATTGTTGAACAGGGCCGTCATAAAAAAATTACTGTCTTTAAGAAAAAGCGGCGTAAGGGCTATCAGGTAAAAAAAGGACACCGGCAGATGTATACTGCCCTGACCATTGAGACGATAGCTGCATAA
- the rpmA gene encoding 50S ribosomal protein L27, producing the protein MAHKKAGGSSRNGRDSAGQRRGVKRFGGQIVKAGNILVRQLGTVIHPGTNVGCGRDYTLFAKIDGTVKYEKFGKDRKRVSVYPVE; encoded by the coding sequence ATGGCACATAAGAAAGCAGGCGGTAGTTCACGCAATGGCCGCGATAGCGCTGGGCAACGGCGTGGAGTCAAACGGTTTGGCGGCCAGATTGTCAAAGCCGGAAACATCCTCGTCCGGCAGTTGGGTACGGTGATACATCCCGGTACCAATGTCGGCTGTGGTCGTGATTATACCCTTTTTGCCAAAATTGATGGTACTGTTAAGTACGAAAAATTCGGAAAGGATCGAAAAAGGGTCTCCGTGTATCCTGTCGAGTAA
- a CDS encoding rubredoxin: protein MQKMECPCGYVYDPAEGDHETGIEAGTAFADIPDDWVCPKCGAEKEYFYPID, encoded by the coding sequence ATGCAGAAGATGGAGTGTCCCTGCGGTTATGTGTACGATCCAGCTGAAGGTGATCACGAAACCGGAATCGAGGCCGGCACTGCCTTTGCTGACATTCCCGATGACTGGGTCTGCCCAAAATGCGGGGCTGAAAAAGAGTATTTCTATCCAATCGACTAA
- a CDS encoding substrate-binding periplasmic protein, with protein MYRLLPALSLLIATLVLSGCQPSTSTTRFNRFFDPKPLRVGMTLDAPPLTYKKESNAAGLEMKFASGLAHFVERRLEVVAVSRDNMATALLNRQVDILMTGLSVADARRQNLLTADPYLLSGQIALMRLDGYALYGTGSQHLVDQNVRLGVVKDSNGDTLVKKLGARGKIVHFASATEAADALIAGHIDVFLSDLPTSTYYAAQYIDKGLTPGSTLLTKEPLAWAVHPQNDKLLAAANNYLASLEQSGELQKILEQEIPFYRNTVYSLKQ; from the coding sequence ATGTACCGTTTATTACCCGCTCTCTCTCTTCTGATCGCCACACTCGTGCTCAGCGGCTGCCAACCATCCACTTCCACGACACGGTTCAACCGTTTCTTTGACCCTAAACCACTGAGGGTCGGTATGACGCTGGATGCACCACCGCTTACCTACAAAAAGGAGAGCAATGCGGCCGGACTGGAAATGAAGTTTGCCTCCGGATTGGCACATTTTGTTGAACGCCGATTGGAAGTGGTAGCGGTCTCGCGTGACAATATGGCAACAGCCCTGCTCAACAGACAGGTGGACATCCTGATGACCGGGCTGTCGGTGGCCGATGCCCGCAGGCAAAATCTGCTGACTGCGGATCCCTACCTGCTATCCGGCCAGATAGCGCTGATGCGTCTGGACGGATATGCACTGTACGGCACCGGCAGTCAGCATCTTGTTGATCAGAATGTACGGCTCGGCGTAGTGAAAGACAGTAATGGCGACACCCTGGTAAAAAAACTCGGCGCCCGGGGAAAAATTGTCCACTTTGCGTCAGCGACTGAAGCAGCCGATGCCCTGATCGCCGGTCATATCGATGTTTTCTTATCCGACCTGCCGACCAGTACTTACTACGCCGCTCAATACATTGACAAAGGCCTGACACCGGGATCGACTTTACTGACCAAGGAACCGCTTGCCTGGGCTGTCCACCCCCAAAATGACAAACTGCTTGCCGCAGCCAACAACTATCTGGCCTCACTTGAACAAAGCGGAGAACTGCAGAAAATACTGGAGCAGGAAATACCTTTCTATCGCAATACTGTCTACAGCCTGAAACAGTAG